The Thermocrinis albus DSM 14484 genome segment GAAGATTCCCGGAGGCAGTACCCAAAAGGACACCAACTTCTTCAGGAAAAACATCAGAACATCTGTTTCCTGGTAGCTATCAGAACGTTCTCCACCTTGTTCTTCTTGGCTATGTCCATCAGAGCCACCACGTACTTATGGAGAGTATCCTGATCAGCTTCTATAACCAGTGTTTGCACACCACCTGCCAGATGCTTGTCTATCTCCTCCAGACTCACTCTCTTACCATCCATAAGGTAGCTTCCGTCCTTATACACCTGAACCACAACAGCTCTCTGCTTTTGGCTCTCACCTTCTTTGGCAAAGGGAAGCTTAACGGCCAGAAAGCTTAAGGGAGATTGAAAAGCCAAAACAGCCAGAAAAAGAAACACCGCTAAAAGAGTATCCACCAGAGGCACCACATCTATGTAGGCTCTCTCCTCCTCTCGGAATCTTCGCCTCAAGGGATGACCCTCAGCACCTGACTCAGTTCCTCTTCCAGCCTGTCCAGTATATTACCGGCCAATATTCTGAAAACCCAGTAAAAGAAAAGGGCAGGTATGGCCACAGCAAGACCCACCGCTGCAGAAACAAGAGCCTCTCCGATGCCTGAGGAGAGAAGTCTTAGAGCCTGCTCCCCCTGCTCTATAGAAAAAGCGGAGAAGACTTTTATGAGTCCCGTGATGGTACCGAAGAGCCCTACGAGGGGAGCAAGACTCGCTATGGCGGAAAGAAGAGGGATGTTCTTCTCCAATTTTGGCATCACAAGATCCAGCTCTTCCTGCAAGGCTCTCATGAGATCTTCCTTAGATATCCTTCCCGTCCTATAGTCTTCCAGTATCCTGAGTAGGATACGAGAAGCTACCGAAGAGTCCAGAGAGAGGAGTTTTATAGCACCCTCGGTATCCCCTCCCGCCAGCAATGTCTTAAGATCTTTAAAGGAACGCGACAAGAAGATAGATGGTCTAAGATTCAGTAACCTTTCTATAACGATGGCCCACGATATCACCGATAGGAAGAGAAGCACGTAGACGGCAAGCCCGCCTTTCTGGAGTAGATCAAGGAGAGGCATCTTTACTTTCCTCACAAGGAGGTAGAGCCCTCCTCCACCTTTCCACCTTGATCCTTTCATCCCTTCCGAGGGAAGACTCATCTACCCTGTTGAGAAAACAGGAAGCATCCTTACGAGCGCCGAGCCTCATCAGTATGTCCACACCATCCATCACCGCTTTATTATAAACCTGTGTGCCTCTGTAGTGGAGGGATATGTCTACAAGGAGTTCTAAGGCTTTCCTGTAATCTCCTGCTTCCTCGTACTCTTTGGCTTTAGTGTACTTAGCCCAGGCACTTGTTTCCTTATCCGGACTCAGAAGGAGAAACTCCAATATCTGAGGGTCCTTTTTGGCACGGTAAAGATTCATCAGAGATCTGTCAAAGTCCTTACTATGATACCCTGAGCTTATAACTTCCTTGGCTAACGGTAAAGCCTTTTCCCAGTTTTTCATACTTACGTAGATACCAACCGCCTTAGCTTTGTCTTCGGTGGAGCCTTCCGACAAGAGGGCAGCCACACTGTCCTTGTCCCCCAGCTTTTGGTAAGTATCTATCAGTTTTTGGCGTGCTAGCTGAGCATCCGTTGGTGGCCCCTCCTTGTAAACTTTGTACAGTAGAACCAACCTCTTTTTAACGTCGGGTTCTATGTCTGCCAGCAGGAGGAGCGCTCTGCTCTCTACAGGGGTTCCCACCAAGTCCAAGAGGAGCCTCTGCGCATCTGATAATCTGTTCTGCTGTATGTAAAGCTTGGCCAGTTGTAACTTAAGGTGCTGAGCGGTAGGAGAATCAGGATCTTTCTTGAGATAGTCTTCTATCAGCTTCGTTTCTTGCTCTATGTTCATATTGGTGGGCTTAGCTTCCAAAAGGGCCAGGGTAGCCTGCCTTGCGTAAGGAGTATCGGGATACTCTTCTATAACCTTCCTGTAGGTCTCCTGAGCCTTAGAGAGATCACCCATGTTATAAAAGGCATCTCCCATCTTAAGAAGAGCCTGAGGCCTCAGCGGGCTGCTCTCTGGCACACGGGAGAAAAACTCCACCGCCTTGTTGTAGTCTTCCTCCATAAAGTAGGAGAGGCCTAAAAGGTAAAGCTCCCTATCTGTCTGAGGTGTAAGGTAAGATCTGGCTTTAGCGGGGTTTCCCAGTAACAGATAGGCTTCTGCCTTCAAGAGGCGTGCTTGAAGTCTATCATCTTTCTCCAGCGTAGTTATAACCTCTTTGTAGTTCTTCATGTTAAAGTAGGCGAGGGCTCTGTAGTAGGGATCATCCAGATACTGAAGGGACTCTTTCCATCTTCTCTGGCGGAAAAGATCCCAACCTCTGTACTCTCTGGCCAGCTGAGGGAACTTTTTATCAGCGTATTCTAGGAGAGGCTCCATGGGCTTACCGGCCCAGTAGGCAGCCTCCAAAAGCAACTTGTATTGGTCAGCGTCGAGCTCTCTTTGATGCTCTAGAAGAGTGTCGTAAACCTTTTCGTAATCTCCCATCTTCATAAGACTGTAAGAAGCCTTCTCAAGGTCTCCAGCCTCCATAAAGCTGCTGTAGGCAAGCTGATATCTTCCCGTGTTGTAGGCTATGATGCCTGCCTTTTCCAGGTACTTCCTGTTGTGGGTCAATGTGTAAACCATCCGAGCCAGAAAGTAGTCTTCGGAAGATACAAGGTCATAAAGAGCGTTGGAAAGATTGGTGTTTATACTTTCAAGAACACTTGCGTATTCCAAAGCTTTGGACACATCCCTTTCTTTGTAAGCTATCACTCCCAGATAGTAGAGAGCTATGTCCCTGTAAGGTCTGAGGGGCTTGGAGTAGGCCTGAAAGATCTTTTTGGCTTCATCCCACTTTCCTGAGAAAAAGAGCACAACCCCCCTTCTGAGAGCTGTACTGTCATGGTAGTGGTTACTCATCTGTCCAGCTACAAAAAGCTGTACGTAGTGGCAGTATTTTTTGAAGACAACATTCTCACAGGAAGGCGTTGAGATTATACCCTTGACAGATATGGAGTAAACCACCTTCCAGAAGGGATCGTCGTTGGCGGGTGGTTTTCCCTCCTTCCTGAAGGATAGGGCATAGTAAGATTCACAGGCAGGCTTCCTGTAC includes the following:
- a CDS encoding tetratricopeptide repeat protein → MWRLIALFSFLTGIFLWAQIKKEFELSVELRAQQIREKPKLEPPPLLPMGEGKVLDLSSHLLEPPKELELAEVSPLRDDSVGCGKPADMVAYKRGVDYYLMGRWEDAKRELSKVISMPSSYRPMALYLLGVMKVKEGDDNSALDYFKESCTFGHMYRKPACESYYALSFRKEGKPPANDDPFWKVVYSISVKGIISTPSCENVVFKKYCHYVQLFVAGQMSNHYHDSTALRRGVVLFFSGKWDEAKKIFQAYSKPLRPYRDIALYYLGVIAYKERDVSKALEYASVLESINTNLSNALYDLVSSEDYFLARMVYTLTHNRKYLEKAGIIAYNTGRYQLAYSSFMEAGDLEKASYSLMKMGDYEKVYDTLLEHQRELDADQYKLLLEAAYWAGKPMEPLLEYADKKFPQLAREYRGWDLFRQRRWKESLQYLDDPYYRALAYFNMKNYKEVITTLEKDDRLQARLLKAEAYLLLGNPAKARSYLTPQTDRELYLLGLSYFMEEDYNKAVEFFSRVPESSPLRPQALLKMGDAFYNMGDLSKAQETYRKVIEEYPDTPYARQATLALLEAKPTNMNIEQETKLIEDYLKKDPDSPTAQHLKLQLAKLYIQQNRLSDAQRLLLDLVGTPVESRALLLLADIEPDVKKRLVLLYKVYKEGPPTDAQLARQKLIDTYQKLGDKDSVAALLSEGSTEDKAKAVGIYVSMKNWEKALPLAKEVISSGYHSKDFDRSLMNLYRAKKDPQILEFLLLSPDKETSAWAKYTKAKEYEEAGDYRKALELLVDISLHYRGTQVYNKAVMDGVDILMRLGARKDASCFLNRVDESSLGRDERIKVERWRRALPPCEESKDASP
- a CDS encoding MotA/TolQ/ExbB proton channel family protein, which codes for MRKVKMPLLDLLQKGGLAVYVLLFLSVISWAIVIERLLNLRPSIFLSRSFKDLKTLLAGGDTEGAIKLLSLDSSVASRILLRILEDYRTGRISKEDLMRALQEELDLVMPKLEKNIPLLSAIASLAPLVGLFGTITGLIKVFSAFSIEQGEQALRLLSSGIGEALVSAAVGLAVAIPALFFYWVFRILAGNILDRLEEELSQVLRVIP
- a CDS encoding ExbD/TolR family protein, giving the protein MRRRFREEERAYIDVVPLVDTLLAVFLFLAVLAFQSPLSFLAVKLPFAKEGESQKQRAVVVQVYKDGSYLMDGKRVSLEEIDKHLAGGVQTLVIEADQDTLHKYVVALMDIAKKNKVENVLIATRKQMF